A window of the Cetobacterium somerae ATCC BAA-474 genome harbors these coding sequences:
- a CDS encoding glycine zipper domain-containing protein: MLKRFIFLSVLLSALVGCANNGMYNTPRVRDGALGGAAVGALAGQLIGRNTAGTLIGAGIGALAGAAIGHERDERAFRNYYRNRY, from the coding sequence ATGCTTAAAAGATTTATCTTTTTATCAGTTTTACTCTCTGCTTTAGTTGGATGTGCTAATAATGGTATGTACAATACTCCAAGAGTTAGAGATGGTGCTTTAGGTGGAGCTGCTGTTGGTGCTCTTGCTGGTCAACTTATTGGTAGAAATACTGCTGGTACTTTAATTGGTGCTGGTATTGGTGCTCTTGCTGGAGCTGCTATCGGTCATGAAAGAGATGAACGAGCTTTTAGAAACTATTATAGAAATAGATATTAA